One genomic segment of Equus przewalskii isolate Varuska chromosome 13, EquPr2, whole genome shotgun sequence includes these proteins:
- the RNF44 gene encoding RING finger protein 44 isoform X2: MRPWALAVTRWPPSAPAGQWRFSAGASSTPGQLRGSPGREGPLAGPPAQDERLPSQQPLPRPPHLPVEERRASAPAGGSPRMLHPASQQSPFMVDLHEQVHQGPVPLSYTVTTVTTQGFPLPTSQHIPGCSAQQLPACSVMFSGQHYPLCCLPPPLIQACTMQQLPVPYQAYPHLISSDHYVLHPPPPAPHPQPAHMAPLGQFVSLQTQHPRMPLQRLDNDVDLRGDQHPLGSFTYSTSAPGPALSPSVPLHYLPHDPLHQELSFGMPYSHMMPRRLGTQRYRLQQPLPPPPPPPPPPPYYPSFLPYFLSMLPMSPTAVGPTISLDLDVDDVEMENYEALLNLAERLGDAKPRGLTKADIEQLPSYRFNPDSHQSEQTLCVVCFSDFEARQLLRVLPCNHEFHTKCVDKWLKANRTCPICRADASEVPREAE; the protein is encoded by the exons ATGCGACCATGGGCCCTGGCAGTGACTAGGTGGCCGCCCTCTGCCCCTGCGGGTCAGTGGCGATTCTCTGCAGGAGCCAGCAGCACCCCGGGCCAGCTCCGGGGAAG CCCCGGCCGCGAGGGCCCCCTGGCCGGCCCGCCTGCCCAGGATGAGCGCTTACCCTCCCAGCAGCCGCTGCCCCGGCCACCACACCTCCCCGTAGAGGAGCGCCGCGCCTCGGCTCCTGCCGGCGGGAGCCCACGGATGCTGCACCCGGCCTCCCAGCAAAGCCCGTTCATGGTTGACCTCCACGAGCAG GTGCACCAGGGACCTGTCCCTCTGTCCTACACAGTCACCACAGTGACAACCCAAGGCTTCCCCTTGCCTACAAGCCAACACATCCCTGGCTGCAGTGCCCAGCAGCTCCCAGCATGCTCCGTGATGTTCAGTGGGCAGCACTACCCCCTCTGCTGCCTCCCACCCCCG CTGATCCAGGCGTGTACCATGCAGCAGCTCCCCGTGCCCTATCAGGCCTACCCTCACCTCATCTCCAGTGACCACTACGTCCTGCACCCCCCCCCGCCAGCCCCACACCCCCAGCCCGCCCACATGGCGCCTCTTGGGCAGTTTGTGTCGCTGCAGACCCAGCACCCGCGTATG CCCCTGCAGCGGCTCGACAATGACGTGGACCTGCGGGGGGACCAGCACCCCCTGGGGAGCTTCACCTACTCCACCTCTGCCCCGGGCCCGGCCCTGTCCCCGTCCGTGCCTCTTCACTACCTGCCCCACGACCCACTGCACCAGGAGCTGTCCTTCGGCATG CCGTATTCCCACATGATGCCACGGAGACTGGGCACCCAGAGATACCGCCTGCAACAGCCGCTGCCCCCGCcacccccgccgccgcccccacccccgtATTACCCCAGCTTCCTGCCCTACTTCCT CTCGATGCTGCCAATGTCACCAACAGCAGTGGGGCCCACCATCAGCCTGGATCTTGACGTGGATGACGTGGAGATGGAGAACTATGAG GCCCTTCTGAACCTGGCGGAGCGGCTGGGAGACGCCAAGCCCCGAGGTCTCACCAAAGCGGACATCGAGCAGCTTCCGTCGTACCGCTTCAACCCAGACAGCCATCAGTCGGAGCAGACGCT GTGTGTCGTCTGCTTCAGCGACTTCGAGGCGCGGCAGCTGCTCCGAGTGCTCCCCTGCAACCACGAGTTCCACACCAAGTGTGTCGACAAGTGGTTGAAG GCCAACCGGACGTGTCCCATTTGCCGGGCTGACGCCTCcgaggtgcccagggaggctgagTGA
- the RNF44 gene encoding RING finger protein 44 isoform X3: MLHPASQQSPFMVDLHEQVHQGPVPLSYTVTTVTTQGFPLPTSQHIPGCSAQQLPACSVMFSGQHYPLCCLPPPLIQACTMQQLPVPYQAYPHLISSDHYVLHPPPPAPHPQPAHMAPLGQFVSLQTQHPRMPLQRLDNDVDLRGDQHPLGSFTYSTSAPGPALSPSVPLHYLPHDPLHQELSFGMPYSHMMPRRLGTQRYRLQQPLPPPPPPPPPPPYYPSFLPYFLSMLPMSPTAVGPTISLDLDVDDVEMENYEALLNLAERLGDAKPRGLTKADIEQLPSYRFNPDSHQSEQTLCVVCFSDFEARQLLRVLPCNHEFHTKCVDKWLKANRTCPICRADASEVPREAE; the protein is encoded by the exons ATGCTGCACCCGGCCTCCCAGCAAAGCCCGTTCATGGTTGACCTCCACGAGCAG GTGCACCAGGGACCTGTCCCTCTGTCCTACACAGTCACCACAGTGACAACCCAAGGCTTCCCCTTGCCTACAAGCCAACACATCCCTGGCTGCAGTGCCCAGCAGCTCCCAGCATGCTCCGTGATGTTCAGTGGGCAGCACTACCCCCTCTGCTGCCTCCCACCCCCG CTGATCCAGGCGTGTACCATGCAGCAGCTCCCCGTGCCCTATCAGGCCTACCCTCACCTCATCTCCAGTGACCACTACGTCCTGCACCCCCCCCCGCCAGCCCCACACCCCCAGCCCGCCCACATGGCGCCTCTTGGGCAGTTTGTGTCGCTGCAGACCCAGCACCCGCGTATG CCCCTGCAGCGGCTCGACAATGACGTGGACCTGCGGGGGGACCAGCACCCCCTGGGGAGCTTCACCTACTCCACCTCTGCCCCGGGCCCGGCCCTGTCCCCGTCCGTGCCTCTTCACTACCTGCCCCACGACCCACTGCACCAGGAGCTGTCCTTCGGCATG CCGTATTCCCACATGATGCCACGGAGACTGGGCACCCAGAGATACCGCCTGCAACAGCCGCTGCCCCCGCcacccccgccgccgcccccacccccgtATTACCCCAGCTTCCTGCCCTACTTCCT CTCGATGCTGCCAATGTCACCAACAGCAGTGGGGCCCACCATCAGCCTGGATCTTGACGTGGATGACGTGGAGATGGAGAACTATGAG GCCCTTCTGAACCTGGCGGAGCGGCTGGGAGACGCCAAGCCCCGAGGTCTCACCAAAGCGGACATCGAGCAGCTTCCGTCGTACCGCTTCAACCCAGACAGCCATCAGTCGGAGCAGACGCT GTGTGTCGTCTGCTTCAGCGACTTCGAGGCGCGGCAGCTGCTCCGAGTGCTCCCCTGCAACCACGAGTTCCACACCAAGTGTGTCGACAAGTGGTTGAAG GCCAACCGGACGTGTCCCATTTGCCGGGCTGACGCCTCcgaggtgcccagggaggctgagTGA